In Fusarium oxysporum f. sp. lycopersici 4287 chromosome 6, whole genome shotgun sequence, a single window of DNA contains:
- a CDS encoding hypothetical protein (At least one base has a quality score < 10), translated as MFNNQASLDPSLQAQSTAGSNAAAALKPFTDSSTSLHYWHRLRDSNLRPCNRFCYASSTPEPLLTAAAQATYVSISMLAFKKIPILDPNFSR; from the exons ATGTTCAACA ATCAGGCTTCGCTGGATCCATCTTTACAAGCTCAGAGCACCGCTGGGTCAAATGCGGCTGCAGCTTTAAAACCTTTCACTGACTCTAGCACCAGCCTGCACTACTGGCATCGCCTACGCGACTCCAATTTAAGACC ATGCAACCGATTTTGCTACGCCTCTTCCACCCCGGAGCCTTTGCTCACTGCCGCAGCACAAGCGACCTACGTCAGCATCAGCATGTTAGCTTTCAAGAAAATTCCCATTCTTGATCCTAATTTCAGCCGCTAG
- a CDS encoding amidase: MSVQEYAESLLERIKARDEDVKAWAYLDKKRVLQEARRLDKIPKKKRGPLHGLPIAVKDVIYTKDMPTQFNSPLYDGHFPATDAASVRILRHAGALIFGKTTTTEFAAIHVGPKTHNPHDPLRTPGGSSSGSGAAVADFQAPVALGTQTGGSMIRPASFNGIYGFKPTWNSVSREGQKIYALMYDTLGWYGRCVEDLVLLADVFALQDDEDEDRSFQGIVGARFAICKTSIWPMAGPGTQDALARAADLLRSHGAEVHELELPSAFDDVPEWYRIGLHTEGRTSFLPEYRVGKDQIGQVLIEHVENSDNFTRKTQLMASDKLAAMRPVFDFIASQYAAIITPSVPDEAPVGLESTGSHVFCAMWSGLHVPVLNVPGFKGDHGMPIGLSLVAPRYRDRHLLEVGKAVGEIFEAEGGWETKIE, translated from the exons ATGTCAGTCCAAGAGTATGCTGAGTCTTTACTTGAGAGGATCAAGGCACGCGATGAAGACGTCAAAGCTTGGGCATACCTGGACAAGAAGAGGGTCCTGCAGGAAGCAAGACGTCTAGATAAGATCCCCAAGAAAAAGAGAGGACCTCTTCATGGACTTCCAATCGCTGTGAAGGATGTCATTTACACGAAAG ACATGCCTACTCAGTTCAACTCGCCACTATACGATGGGCATTTTCCCGCGACAGATGCCGCTTCTGTACGAATTCTTCGTCATGCTGGTGCCCTTATCTTCG GTAAAACAACTACCACCGAGTTCGCTGCTATCCATGTCGGCCCCAAGACCCACAATCCTCATGACCCTCTACGCACTCCGGGCGGATCATCCAGCGGCTCCGGAGCCGCTGTTGCCGATTTCCAAGCCCCCGTGGCCCTTGGGACACAGACAGGCGGATCCATGATTCGTCCTGCATCATTCAATGGGATTTATGGGTTCAAACCAACCTGGAACTCCGTCTCTCGCGAGGGTCAGAAAATATACGCTCTGATGTACGACACTCTTGGATGGTATGGACGATGTGTCGAAGATCTGGTCCTTCTGGCCGACGTCTTTGCTCTtcaagatgacgaagacgaggatcGTTCTTTCCAAGGCATCGTAGGGGCACGTTTCGCAATCTGTAAGACGAGCATCTGGCCCATGGCTGGTCCTGGAACCCAAGATGCTCTCGCCCGCGCTGCAGATCTTCTTAGATCCCATGGCGCAGAAGTAcatgagcttgagcttccttCGGCATTCGATGATGTGCCAGAGTGGTATCGTATTGGGCTTCACACCGAGGGCCGTACCTCTTTCCTACCAGAGTATAGAGTTGGAAAAGACCAAATCGGCCAAGTCTTGATTGAGCACGTCGAGAACTCCGACAATTTCACTCGCAAGACGCAACTGATGGCTAGCGACAAATTGGCTGCCATGAGGCCTGTCTTCGACTTTATTGCCTCGCAGTATGCAGCAATCATCACGCCGAGTGTACCAGATGAGGCCCCCGTTGGTCTGGAGAGTACAGGAAGCCATGTTTTTTGCGCGATGTGGAGC GGCCTTCATGTCCCAGTCCTGAATGTGCCAGGCTTCAAGGGTGACCACGGCATGCCCATCGGCCTCTCCCTCGTCGCACCACGATATCGCGACCGTCACCTCTTGGAGGTCGGTAAAGCGGTCGGTGAAATCTTCGAAGCCGAAGGCGGTTGGGAGACGAAGATCGAGTAA
- a CDS encoding hypothetical protein (At least one base has a quality score < 10) — protein sequence MYQNNDSRTSESSKLASSTSESGLMVNEGRNESIAEATAPRHGISEKRYKDRTLDYHSLLPYETESESQADVWLQRIINELYTSIKGHDFRPGALQLTKQLSSWLQLKHEMSRNKRAKLVKLYYWLSLKPGLNHTCSNSFCEMFKTLTKESHYLEPEKDLLLDWKPLWQQMKARNFYDDQASFPTGNFISTTCIERICAHARLYFDPAQRYAILEEILPFFKADTVPNALVVVDVLTALFPTRPAPVDMHASRTDSMFPTFFHLWALMGKSVDSDFLFIKLFSRFSSDHLCSLDTNFGRHGIFTENQSNIIFTAIQGLFGDTPRSNSLDDSHFIARLIVHSVAPACDGDDCSILTSLEGLLNHVQQLSPLTQREGRLIRCLTTEFVSRCNREKSGELRTPQSRKIDDELERRFVSLLKGVTFRGLYSSDEGVCDDHCIALQMLAYLDPDLVLPSALQRFYASFQRIHEISTIIPTLKALRMLVPIMCKLKGYRCHMTTLLDLAIRGIDANDPIVAHHTLCFIRNFAYSIPMVTLAEAGNCIHDNMLATEWVQDQRNRMEHEGSNMSLNYNEMSDQVEAKILRSSTFAFKQIISKLMDGVFMLLDNLPTAGHIRESTHENVVRSVLQPALSTLFASLSPELFDTALEKVVEFTTNRGILEARDEMASILNALCKVNPEKALKVFVPTLISNIRSEITLNGAASGNGNETNCLPRDQALARYIKLLNSAVDFIGCEVLQYKNEQLDLINHLQDTCQGPCSLLASRYVADLLQNLTSTYSLDHTLYEPQTMMRGLDADDWGKTTEPADLTIRWHQPSSAEISFAVELVVSQTNFLKEKMGRYISNSQRASRYHEFPRLINHSQWIISSVASLIDLKQVVGPQADEFPSIEFYEDAELLVPLGYADGYALRLGDPDYRKLHQCREDIGSLILKCHKFLSESQNTDPTSHVTLCYATVAWAVDVGITRTTPLFQYHHGIYENDTYDFFIPGLRKPYPRPLLVKRMEVYQLDRRNNNTAARRMTELDKQLVNHLANCIFSLYGDVQVAAQLTLNKMAAHFIGGKEKAASAFLRHFKQALEDGVESRIEAGLCAFARRPNLFARTVMLNWGLASEAIRLYIDAAGIDKPKIQMLVELASENLAEFGKLLEHPTLADDEVVEEIKPPEDVSFAIRSRRKLSQQRQKEVEESQASLGLELTRRSKSANQTTAHLCLVFATNLCLRFSTTPPREFVHLVIRGTNNPVPYLRVHYLQAFTVVLFKMREQALCGYRYHNYLFGQHVNDKNRSEVLVRKGDGNFTDDFLEAFKKSETPLYMVDAGYPGWLVWGKKFTSYKAEPLSFNSYDEEATSLLDDIGQRLDHKWLSDLFNHLEQEEPNSCRSDCLDLLVHVFYLMHEGKTGISLEDVKELTQMVFGDGNDNDRHRVASKIVGALVKSCHDQPLSTQDRIYEYAAPFILKVVTNNLSPGNLESWLGCLDVITVDRDPRRCYRIVDSLKTLRLGKKHNSIFTDQSTIKLLELLFNNFGWHFEPRQQILDNLLKHMNNPHPTVCQEIGRLLSEIHRTQYHESFESVSKLLEINKNTSDTGILPYKPTQQFKATMKQVFDQLKEWRISQDSESYKSGSRTVLTWLDCTLRSHMCTQLVPFLATPIMEELSHMMDVEGDVEFHILPLDLFMRLPYIPFPCGQVSAFVKTLIELSSMKASWRQRAYALANMGTVSAMSPFLTRADERTALLRAVSEKLVDKAPEVRQVARLVLVSMIGRLPRRIRDPIITHIKGECTRKLKIKPMSRQQRHADGAEAIPGIEHHAAVLELGALVTASVRDDAPLPNWIGEVVELLSKYAAANRGMAARDAGIIVGNFKSSRQASWVDDKKNFTEEQLMYMEGVSSMRHYS from the exons ATGTACCAAAACAATGATTCTCGTACCTCAGAGTCTTCCAAACTTGCATCGTCTACCTCAGAGTCGGGCTTGATGGTAAACGAGGGCCGAAATGAGTCCATCGCGGAGGCCACTGCCCCTAGACATGGAATCAGCGAGAAGAGGTATAAAGACCGAACGCTTGATTATCATTCGCTACTGCCCTATGAGACCGAGTCAGAGTCTCAGGCCGACGTGTGGTTGCAGAGAATCATCAATGAACTATATACCTCAATCAAGGGACACGACTTTCGTCCTGGCGCTCTCCAATTGACCAAACAGCTCAGTAGTTGGCTCCAACTCAAGCATGAGATGAGCAGGAACAAGCGCGCAAAGCTTGTTAAGCTCTACTATTGGCTTTCGCTCAAGCCTGGGTTAAACCATACGTGCTCAAATAGCTTCTGTGAGATGTTCAAGACTCTGACAAA GGAATCTCACTATCTCGAGCCAGAGAAAGACCTTCTCCTGGACTGGAAACCTTTGTGGCAGCAGATGAAAGCCCGTAACTTCTATGACGATCAGGCGTCTTTCCCAACAGGGAATTTTATCTCAACTACTTGTATCGAAAGAATATGTGCCCATGCCCGCCTTTATTTCGACCCTGCACAGCGTTATGCGATACTTGAGGAAATTCTGCCGTTCTTCAAAGCAGATACGGTGCCAAACGCCctggttgttgttgatgtcctGACCGCCCTGTTTCCGACGAGACCTGCGCCAGTTGACATGCATGCATCAAGAACAGACTCAATGTTTCCCACATTCTTCCATTTGTGGGCCCTCATGGGGAAATCCGTGGACTCGGattttctcttcatcaaacTGTTTTCGCGTTTCAGTAGCGATCATCTGTGTTCCTTGGATACCAATTTTGGTCGCCACGGCATTTTCACAGAAAATCAGTCCAACATAATTTTCACAGCTATTCAGGGGCTGTTCGGAGACACACCTCGATCCAATAGCCTGGATGATTCTCATTTTATAGCTCGTCTAATTGTCCATTCAGTGGCTCCTGCATGTGATGGAGATGATTGTTCTATTTTGACGAGCTTGGAAGGGCTACTGAATCATGTCCAACAACTAAGCCCTTTGACGCAAAGGGAGGGCCGGCTCATTCGTTGTCTTACCACTGAGTTCGTCTCGCGCTGCAATCGCGAAAAGAGTGGTGAGCTAAGAACACCTCAGAGTCGCAAGATCGATGACGAGTTGGAAAGACGCTTCGTGTCGTTACTGAAGGGAGTGACTTTTAGGGGCCTATACTCCAGTGATGAAGGCGTATGCGACGACCACTGCATAGCTTTGCAAATGCTCGCTTATCTGGATCCCGACCTGGTGTTGCCGAGCGCCTTGCAACGATTTTATGCCAGTTTCCAGCGTATCCATGAGATATCTACTATCATACCGACTTTGAAAGCATTAAGGATGTTAGTTCCTATCATGTGCAAACTCAAAGGATATCGATGTCACATGACTACGCTCCTGGATCTTGCTATCAGAGGTATTGATGCCAATGATCCAATTGTAGCACACCACACGCTTTGCTTCATCAGAAATTTTGCTTATAGCATTCCTATGGTAACTTTGGCGGAAGCGGGCAACTGCATACATGACAATATGCTAGCGACAGAATGGGTCCAGGATCAAAGAAATCGCATGGAACATGAAGGCTCCAACATGAGTTTGAACTACAACGAAATGAGCGACCAGGTTGAGGCCAAAATTTTGAGATCCTCGACTTTCGCATTCAAGCAGATAATTTCGAAGTTGATGGATGGAGTGTTCATGCTCTTGGACAATCTACCAACCGCTGGTCATATCCGGGAAAGCACCCATGAGAACGTTGTCAGGAGTGTTTTGCAGCCTGCACTATCGACCCTGTTCGCATCGCTTTCACCAGAACTATTCGATACGGCCCTCGAAAAGGTAGTGGAATTTACCACCAATCGTGGTATTCTCGAAGCAAGGGACGAAATGGCATCCATCCTGAACGCGCTTTGCAAGGTCAACCCTGAGAAGGCGCTCAAGGTTTTCGTTCCAACGCTCATCAGTAATATCAGAAGTGAGATTACTCTGAACGGCGCCGCCTCTGGTAATGGTAACGAAACAAATTGCCTACCTAGAGACCAGGCCCTGGCTCGGTACATCAAACTGCTGAATAGTGCTGTGGATTTCATTGGCTGCGAAGTATTGCAATACAAGAATGAACAACTCGATCTTATCAATCACCTACAAGACACGTGTCAAGGACCCTGTAGTCTTTTAGCATCACGCTATGTTGCAGACTTGCTCCAGAATCTAACCAGCACCTACTCACTTGATCACACTTTATACGAGCCCCAAACCATGATGCGTGGCCTAGATGCTGATGATTGGGGAAAGACCACTGAACCAGCTGATTTAACCATACGATGGCATCAACCCTCCTCAGCCGAAATATCATTTGCCGTTGAACTTGTTGTGTCTCAAACAAACTTTCTCAAGGAGAAAATGGGCCGGTATATTAGCAACTCCCAAAGAGCCAGCCGATATCACGAGTTTCCACGCTTGATTAATCACTCTCAGTGGATTATTTCAAGCGTGGCTTCCTTGATTGACCTTAAACAGGTGGTCGGACCTCAAGCTGATGAATTCCCATCAATTGAATTCTATGAGGACGCAGAGTTGCTTGTGCCACTCGGATACGCAGACGGTTATGCACTGAGGCTGGGCGATCCTGACTACAGAAAGCTGCATCAGTGCCGTGAGGATATCGGCTCTCTTATTCTCAAGTGTCACAAATTCCTCAGCGAGTCTCAAAACACCGATCCAACATCTCATGTAACACTCTGCTATGCTACCGTCGCTTGGGCCGTGGATGTTGGTATTACCAGGACCACGCCTCTTTTTCAATATCATCACGGCATCTACGAAAATGACACTTATGACTTCTTCATTCCGGGTCTAAGGAAACCGTACCCCCGGCCACTTCTTGTCAAGCGCATGGAAGTATATCAGCTTGACCGACGCAACAATAACACTGCTGCAAGACGCATGACTGAGCTAGATAAACAACTGGTGAACCATCTCGCCAATTGTATTTTCTCTCTTTATGGAGATGTACAAGTTGCTGCTCAATTAACTCTAAACAAAATGGCAGCCCACTTTATTGGAGGCAAAGAAAAAGCGGCATCTGCCTTCCTTCGGCATTTCAAACAAGCGCTTGAGGATGGCGTTGAGAGCAGAATCGAAGCAGGCCTATGTGCCTTCGCTCGTCGGCCCAATCTTTTCGCGAGAACAGTCATGTTGAACTGGGGCTTGGCTTCTGAAGCCATAAGATTGTATATTGATGCTGCAGGTATTGATAAACCTAAGATTCAAATGCTTGTTGAATTGGCTTCCGAGAACCTAGCTGAATTTGGAAAGCTCCTCGAGCATCCAACGCTGGCGGATGATGAAGTCGTGGAAGAAATCAAACCCCCCGAAGATGTCTCATTCGCCATTCGAAGTCGACGCAAGTTAAGCCAACAACGTCAGAAGGAGGTAGAAGAGTCCCAGGCCAGCTTGGGCTTAGAACTGACACGACGGTCCAAAAGCGCGAATCAGACGACTGCTCACCTATGCTTAGTCTTTGCCACCAATTTGTGCCTTCGGTTTTCCACAACGCCACCTCGAGAGTTCGTTCATCTTGTGATCAGGGGTACGAATAACCCTGTTCCATATCTTCGAGTCCATTACCTCCAGGCCTTCACTGTCGTGCTTTTCAAAATGCGCGAGCAAGCCTTATGTGGTTACAGATACCATAACTATCTTTTCGGCCAGCATGTGAATGACAAGAACCGCTCCGAAGTCCTGGTCCGAAAGGGCGACGGAAATTTCACCGATGACTTTCTCGAGGCATTCAAGAAATCGGAGACTCCACTCTATATGGTAGATGCTGGTTACCCCGGCTGGCTCGTTTGGGGCAAGAAGTTCACCTCGTACAAAGCCGAGCCTCTCTCGTTCAACTCCTACGATGAAGAGGCGACATCACTTCTCGACGACATAGGGCAGCGCTTGGACCACAAGTGGCTTTCTGATCTTTTCAATCATCTCGAGCAAGAGGAGCCGAATTCATGCCGTTCAGACTGCCTAGATCTCTTGGTACATGTATTCTATCTTATGCATGAAGGCAAGACGGGAATCAGTCTGGAGGATGTGAAAGAATTGACGCAAATGGTTTTTGGAGATGGCAATGATAATGACCGACACCGGGTAGCGTCAAAGATCGTTGGTGCTTTGGTTAAAAGCTGCCATGATCAGCCTTTATCGACCCAAGATCGAATTTATGAGTACGCTGCGCCCTTCATACTAAAAGTTGTTACGAACAACTTGAGCCCTGGGAATTTGGAAAGCTGGCTGGGCTGCCTAGATGTGATTACCGTCGACAGGGATCCTCGGCGTTGCTATCGTATCGTGGACAGTCTCAAGACATTGCGGCTAGGCAAGAAACATAACTCTATTTTCACTGACCAGTCCACGATCAAGTTACTTGAATTACTTTTCAACAACTTTGGCTGGCATTTTGAACCCCGACAACAGATCCTCGATAACCTTCTCAAACATATGAATAATCCTCACCCAACAGTCTGCCAGGAGATAGGCAGACTTCTGTCTGAAATACACAGGACCCAATATCACGAGTCATTCGAAAGCGTGAGCAAGCTTTTAGAGATCAACAAGAATACTTCAGACACTGGCATCTTGCCTTATAAGCCGACGCAACAGTTCAAAGCAACCATGAAACAAGTATTCGATCAGCTGAAAGAATGGCGTATTAGCCAAGATTCCGAATCGTACAAATCGGGCTCCCGAACTGTATTGACGTGGCTTGATTGCACGCTCAGGTCCCACATGTGTACGCAGCTTGTGCCCTTCCTTGCTACGCCGATTATGGAAGAGCTGTCGCACATGATGGACGTTGAAGGAGATGTTGAATTTCACATACTTCCATTGGATCTATTTATGCGATTACCTTATATTCCCTTTCCATGTGGCCAGGTTTCAGCCTTCGTCAAGACTTTGATCGAGCTTAGCAGCATGAAGGCAAGCTGGCGTCAACGAGCGTACGCTTTGGCCAACATGGGTACAGTCTCCGCCATGAGCCCTTTTCTTACGAGGGCTGATGAAAGAACAGCTCTACTTAGAGCTGTGTCTGAGAAATTGGTTGACAAGGCACCTGAGGTACGCCAGGTAGCAAGACTTGTGCTTGTTAGTATGATTGGTCGCCTACCTCGTCGAATTCGCGATCCCATCATAACACACATTAAAGGTGAATGCACGAGGAAGCTCAAAATCAAGCCAATGTCGAGGCAACAGCGCCACGCTGATGGGGCGGAGGCCATTCCTGGCATAGAGCATCACGCTGCAGTCCTAGAATTGGGGGCTTTGGTCACCGCATCGGTCCGAGACGATGCACCCCTACCGAACTGGATTGGTGAAGTAGTGGAGCTATTATCCAAATATGCCGCAGCTAATCGTGGTATGGCTGCTAGAGATGCTGGTATAATCGTAGGCAACTTCAAGTCGTCTAGACAAGCCAGCTGGGTAGATGATAAAAAG AATTTCACAGAGGAGCAGTTAATGTATATGGAAGGGGTGTCAAGCATGAGGCATTATTCATGA